The following is a genomic window from Mycolicibacterium sp. TY81.
AGGGAGCGAATCTATGACGAACGTTTTGGAACAGATCAAGGGAGCGACCGCGTACGACCCGTCTGGCGAGAAGATCGGCAAGATCCACGAGCTCTATCTGGACGCACAGAGCAGGCAGCCCAAGTGGGCATCCGTTCACACCGGCCTCTTCGGTATTTCGGAGTCGCTGGTCCCGCTGGCGGGCGCACGCCCCGACGGCGACGATTCGGTGCAGGTGGCCGTGGCGAAGAGCGCCGTCAAGAACGCCCCGCACGTGGACATCGGTGACCGGATCAGCCCGGCCGACGAAGCCACCCTGATGCAGTACTACGGCATGCGGTCCGATCGGCCGGCCACCCCGCAGCCTGGGCAGCAACCCGCGCCGCAGCCCGGCCCCGAGACCCCGCCGTCCAATGGCGGCAAGCACCTGCGCGGAGCGGCACCGGCCCTCGGCGGCATCGGCGGCACCTCGGCGAACACGTCGGCCCACGCCTCCCAGGTGTCGCCCACTGCTCAGACCGGGCCGGAGATGATCCGCTCGGAGGAGCACCTCCAGGTGGGCACCGAGCGCGCGACGTCGGGTACGGCCCGCCTCAACAAGCATGTGGTGACCGAGCAACAGA
Proteins encoded in this region:
- a CDS encoding PRC and DUF2382 domain-containing protein, whose amino-acid sequence is MTNVLEQIKGATAYDPSGEKIGKIHELYLDAQSRQPKWASVHTGLFGISESLVPLAGARPDGDDSVQVAVAKSAVKNAPHVDIGDRISPADEATLMQYYGMRSDRPATPQPGQQPAPQPGPETPPSNGGKHLRGAAPALGGIGGTSANTSAHASQVSPTAQTGPEMIRSEEHLQVGTERATSGTARLNKHVVTEQQTVQVPVTHEEVRVERAAITDPSHARDNRIADDQREVTLHEDKVVVSKESVPVERVRLAVDEVTENKQITENVRREEINAEGVHRRQR